The DNA region CAACCACTCAGTCGGAGAGGTGGTAATTGCATACAGATGTTGCGACATTCGACTTACGgtccacctcttcttctACCACCACAACCGTCTCTACTGCTACATTCTCTATCAATTCCACTTCCTTCAACACATCGGCTACGGAATAGGAAATTTCTAACCTCCAAACAGTTCCGCACGTCGACCTGTGTAGGAGACGAGGACTAGCGAAAGTGTGGTGCTTGGGAAGAACCAGAGCTCCCCTCGGCAAGCAGGCAGACAGACAACACCCACGTGAAAGGTTGGCTGGGCCCTGGAGATGGATAGCATGCAGGGTTAGCGGGTAAGTGTATGTATAATATAGTAGAAGCCGCAGTCCTATTTCTACACCGGAGACATTAAATACAAAAACACTGGGGCAGTCCGCAGCAGAGGTATTTGTATTCATCGTTACTGCTGCTATACAGATCGCCTGGTCAAGCTTACACACTTCAGCCGCTTGCCTGATAGGCCCCACATCCTGCTGCTTGAATGAAAGGGCCGGAAACGGGGATGCAGCAAGTCTCTAAGAACAACCTGGGTTGTGGGCCGCACGCTGCTCACGAGTTGAACCCCACTTCCATGGCACACCTTGCCTGTGAAGGCAGTTAAAATATTTAAGTCTGGCCGATGCTCCCCTATTTGCTTTCATAGCTGTTTCTTGTTCTCGACAAGCCAGACCCAGCTTACTTCTATTTATTATCAATTCACTATCACCTTCTGCTTTGAGCTTACATTGAATGCAACATGTGCCAATTTATTAAGACCACTTTGACCTGTGACCATCCCTCTAAACCTTCATTCTGGATCCCTGAGAGTGCGACGGAGTGTGAAGATGCCGTCAGAGCTGCTGTTTATGATTTGAACGGTCAACTGCAGCGCTGCACCGGATACAACTATACGACAAGCACTAGATATGACACTGGGCCATTGCAACAACAGCTCCTGCCGCACGAAGGCATTCAGAAAGTGCGGTTGGAAATGCCACGTATGCCAGTCCGAAGTTTCTGCTGGTCACGAGACCTGTGCTTGTACCCACAAGCTTTGTTACACGTGCTCGCTCAAGAATTGAAGTGAATGGTCAGTTGCATCTTCCCGTGCTGGTCTTGTAATACCGACGGGACGAAAAAAAGAACTATTATGCAGGTAGCCTTGATTGGTAACCAGGTCGGGCGGAGGCGGTGAAGGAGACGACTGGTAAACAGGCCTGTCCTTAGGTTCCCTAATAAACATTATTACCACACATTTCCTCAACCAACAATAGTGTCGCTCTCCTACCCAAAACATGTTACTTACGACGTGCCATCACGATGCAGAACTTCTACATTAAATCTGTCGTTTGGGATTTGACTTTCAATTTGGAGAGCGATATCACGCTTGAGATAGTCTATGGAGGTGCCGCCTTCCGTATCTGCTACAATGCAcgcaccctcgccgcctcaCCATATGCCCTGGAACAGCATCACGAGTTATACCGAATTCTATATAAGGATGATCCGGATGGAGGATTCTGGCAAGCGGTGGAACGACTCCGAAAACCATTTGAAGAACTTATGACCCAGATGGCCCCAAATCCACCAATTGAGTTAACACGGTATCTACACAGTTATCTTTACCCGCCGTGGTTTATTCTCGAAGCAGGAGTAGCTGAGAGCGGGCGCGTTCAGCCATATTTTAAGGCGGCCCTCTCGCGACAGGAGTTCGGACGTCCGGGTGAATATATAACCAACAACTTCCTTCAACCATACTTGTCTCCGCTACTTAACTCGAAGCTTAACAAGTACTCGTCTCGTCAAGTGCAAGTTCTGGCTCAAACACCGCAGTTAGTTCCATCTAGGGTCCTTGTCGACGGTACCGTCTACTTCTTCAAGCCTTGGATATCAGGTCAAGTGCATGGATACCACGAGCTGCAGTCATATAGGAAGATCCTAGCGGATACCGAGGCAAGCCCGCCCCTTCTCGCCGACGCACGCATCTGTCGCCTTTACGGTCTAATTATCGACAATGACGATGATGTCCTCCAACACTATCCTCTCGATAACGGCGAGGAGGGCCATTCTGGAACCCGTTTAGTCGGACTACTTCTCACGTACATCGAGAATCGAGGCACTTTAAAGGATTTAGCGCCTTGGTCGGACGATTGTACAAATGAGGATCGGCTTCGCTGGTCTGGGCAAATACACTATTCGGTCGAATATTTGCATAACGCAGGTGTAATTTGGGGAGATGCTAAGCCCCAGAACGTCTTGATTGATATGGAGGGCGATGC from Podospora pseudopauciseta strain CBS 411.78 chromosome 6, whole genome shotgun sequence includes:
- a CDS encoding hypothetical protein (COG:S; EggNog:ENOG503PDE9) translates to MQNFYIKSVVWDLTFNLESDITLEIVYGGAAFRICYNARTLAASPYALEQHHELYRILYKDDPDGGFWQAVERLRKPFEELMTQMAPNPPIELTRYLHSYLYPPWFILEAGVAESGRVQPYFKAALSRQEFGRPGEYITNNFLQPYLSPLLNSKLNKYSSRQVQVLAQTPQLVPSRVLVDGTVYFFKPWISGQVHGYHELQSYRKILADTEASPPLLADARICRLYGLIIDNDDDVLQHYPLDNGEEGHSGTRLVGLLLTYIENRGTLKDLAPWSDDCTNEDRLRWSGQIHYSVEYLHNAGVIWGDAKPQNVLIDMEGDAWLIDFGGSYTPGWVDEDKQETVEGDRQGVQRIDAWLTKWSRQPVTRIKRSGEGEGRRQGGSVEGGKEEGL